One part of the Thermodesulfovibrio sp. 3462-1 genome encodes these proteins:
- the rpiB gene encoding ribose 5-phosphate isomerase B, giving the protein MKIAMATDHAAFSLKERIKHYLNNLEHEVIDFGCYSEESADYPLFISKAARAVANGQCERGIVMCGSGIGASIVANKIKGIRCALVYTPELCRLARQHNDANIIALAGRFTEEDTAKRIVDVFLLTKFEGGRHLGRVNQIIEIEEGRL; this is encoded by the coding sequence GCAACAGATCATGCAGCATTTTCTTTAAAAGAAAGAATAAAGCATTATCTTAATAACTTAGAACATGAAGTAATTGATTTTGGATGTTACAGTGAAGAATCGGCTGATTATCCTTTGTTTATTTCAAAGGCTGCTCGGGCAGTAGCTAATGGACAATGTGAAAGAGGAATTGTAATGTGTGGTTCAGGGATAGGAGCTTCAATTGTAGCAAACAAAATAAAAGGAATAAGATGTGCTTTGGTTTATACTCCAGAGCTTTGTAGACTTGCAAGACAGCACAACGATGCAAATATTATTGCTCTTGCAGGAAGATTTACTGAAGAAGATACAGCAAAAAGAATTGTTGATGTTTTTCTTTTGACTAAATTTGAAGGAGGAAGGCATTTAGGAAGAGTTAATCAAATAATAGAAATTGAGGAGGGCAGGCTATGA
- a CDS encoding class II fructose-bisphosphate aldolase — MGRGELHSITVPAVNIRGLTYYAARAIFRSAMKNNVGLIIFEIARSEIGYTYQSPSEYTANIIAAALREGFYYPIFLQGDHFQVNKKNFEKNHKEEIDTLKNLIKESINAGFFNIDIYASTMVDYSKKTLKEQQKENFTLTAMFTDYIRVLQPDGITVSVGGEIGHIGGKNSTVEEFEAFMEGYLKTLNSQKGISKISVQTGTAHGGIPLKDGTLAQVKLDFNVLKSIGSLAQEKYGLSGAVQHGASTLPMELFDKFPESYTSEIHLATGFQNTMYDLAPDWLKKEIYQYLQEKCKEEWKQDMTYEQFIYKTRKKGFGPFKKQWWSLPEDIKNAIMDELSKTFDVIFEKLRVKDSIQLVNKYINPVNVSLKFLQ, encoded by the coding sequence ATGGGAAGAGGTGAACTCCACAGCATTACTGTTCCTGCTGTGAATATAAGAGGACTTACCTATTACGCAGCAAGAGCTATTTTTAGATCAGCGATGAAAAACAATGTAGGTTTGATTATATTTGAAATTGCTCGTTCAGAGATTGGTTATACATATCAAAGTCCTTCAGAATATACTGCTAATATTATAGCTGCAGCTTTGCGGGAAGGATTTTACTATCCAATTTTTCTACAAGGAGATCATTTTCAGGTCAACAAGAAAAATTTTGAAAAAAATCATAAAGAAGAGATTGATACCCTTAAAAATTTAATAAAAGAATCGATAAATGCTGGTTTTTTTAACATAGATATATATGCCTCTACAATGGTTGATTATTCAAAGAAAACTTTAAAGGAACAACAAAAAGAAAACTTTACTCTTACAGCTATGTTTACAGACTATATAAGAGTGTTGCAGCCAGATGGAATAACAGTTAGTGTTGGAGGAGAAATAGGTCATATTGGTGGTAAAAATTCTACAGTTGAAGAATTTGAGGCTTTTATGGAAGGTTATTTGAAAACTTTGAATTCTCAAAAAGGTATCTCAAAAATTAGTGTTCAAACAGGAACAGCTCATGGAGGAATTCCTTTAAAAGACGGAACTCTGGCTCAAGTTAAATTGGATTTTAATGTTTTAAAATCAATTGGTAGTTTAGCTCAGGAAAAATATGGATTAAGTGGAGCTGTTCAACATGGAGCATCTACTTTACCAATGGAATTATTTGATAAATTTCCTGAATCTTATACTTCTGAAATTCATCTTGCCACAGGATTTCAAAACACAATGTATGATTTAGCACCAGATTGGTTAAAGAAAGAAATTTATCAATACCTTCAAGAAAAATGTAAAGAAGAATGGAAACAGGACATGACATATGAGCAGTTCATATACAAAACAAGAAAAAAAGGATTTGGTCCCTTTAAAAAACAGTGGTGGAGTCTTCCAGAAGATATAAAAAACGCAATAATGGACGAACTTTCAAAAACTTTTGATGTAATATTTGAAAAACTTCGTGTTAAAGATTCAATACAGCTTGTTAATAAATATATAAATCCTGTAAATGTAAGTTTAAAATTTTTGCAGTAG
- the fbp gene encoding class 1 fructose-bisphosphatase, translating to MDLNRFILEQERKHPEATGTLSHALMAIENATKIISSYIRMAGLVDVIGKTGRINVQGEEVQKLDTLSNRVLVEHLSGSGDFYAVASEEMENALFPEEGKEGKYIIAVDPLDGSSVIDANTSVGTIFSIWRKTSSDESTFLQEGKKIVAAGYVIYGTSTMLVYSTGNGVYGFTLDPMVGTYLLSHPNIKIPDKGKIYGFNESYYNKWEEKIRKCVDYFKSEGYTLRWAGAMVTDIHRTIMKGGIFAYPMVGSKAKIRLLYEAAPMAFLVKQAGGLATDGTENILDIKPQALHQRVPVFMGSPEDVKKCMEIMNR from the coding sequence ATAGATTTAAACAGATTTATTCTTGAACAAGAAAGAAAACATCCAGAAGCAACTGGCACACTTTCTCATGCTTTAATGGCTATAGAAAATGCAACAAAAATTATTTCTTCATATATAAGAATGGCTGGACTTGTTGATGTAATTGGCAAAACAGGAAGAATAAATGTGCAGGGTGAAGAAGTTCAAAAATTAGATACCTTGTCAAATAGAGTTCTTGTAGAACATCTAAGTGGAAGTGGCGATTTTTATGCTGTAGCAAGTGAAGAAATGGAAAATGCTTTATTTCCTGAAGAAGGTAAGGAGGGCAAATATATTATAGCAGTAGACCCCCTTGATGGTTCTTCTGTAATTGATGCTAATACATCTGTGGGAACAATATTTTCAATCTGGAGAAAAACTTCTTCTGATGAATCAACATTTTTACAAGAAGGAAAAAAAATAGTAGCTGCTGGATATGTTATCTATGGAACATCAACCATGCTTGTTTATTCAACCGGAAATGGAGTCTATGGATTTACTCTTGATCCAATGGTGGGTACATATTTGCTTTCTCATCCAAATATAAAAATTCCTGACAAAGGCAAGATCTATGGATTTAATGAATCCTATTACAACAAATGGGAAGAAAAAATTAGAAAATGCGTAGATTACTTTAAATCAGAAGGATATACTCTTAGGTGGGCTGGAGCAATGGTTACAGATATACACAGAACAATTATGAAAGGCGGAATATTTGCCTATCCAATGGTAGGTTCAAAGGCAAAAATAAGACTTCTTTATGAAGCAGCTCCTATGGCTTTTTTAGTTAAACAGGCAGGTGGATTAGCAACCGATGGAACTGAAAATATTTTAGATATTAAACCCCAGGCTCTACATCAAAGAGTGCCTGTATTTATGGGTAGCCCGGAAGATGTGAAAAAATGCATGGAGATAATGAACAGATAA